A DNA window from Arachis duranensis cultivar V14167 chromosome 3, aradu.V14167.gnm2.J7QH, whole genome shotgun sequence contains the following coding sequences:
- the LOC107478481 gene encoding trifunctional UDP-glucose 4,6-dehydratase/UDP-4-keto-6-deoxy-D-glucose 3,5-epimerase/UDP-4-keto-L-rhamnose-reductase RHM1: MGSYTPKNILITGAAGFIASHVANRVIRSYPDYKIVVLDKLDYCSNLKNLLPSKSCRNFKFVKGDIGSADLVNYLLITESIDTIMHFAAQTHVDNSFGNSFEFTKNNIYGTHVLLEACKVTGQIRRFIHVSTDEVYGETEEDAIVGNHEASQLLPTNPYSATKAGAEMLVMAYGRSYGLPVITTRGNNVYGPNQFPEKLIPKFILLAMQGKNLPIHGDGSNVRSYLYCEDVAEAFEVVLHKGEVGHVYNIGTKKERRVIDVAKDICKLFNIDPDTSIKLVENRPFNDQRYFLDDQKLKNIGWSERTTWEEGLKKTMEWYTKNPDWWGDVSGALLPHPRMLMMPGGMERHLEGSEGEKPASVGSSNTRMVVPSPKNSSTAQQKHPFKFLIYGRTGWIGGLLGKLCEKQGIPYEYGKGRLEDRSSLVGDIQSVKPTHVFNAAGVTGRPNVDWCESHKTETIRTNVAGTLTLADVCREQGILMINYATGCIFEYDAAHPQGSGIGFKEEDKPNFIGSFYSKTKAMVEELLREYENVCTLRVRMPISSDLSNPRNFITKISRYNKVVNIPNSMTILDELLPISIEMAKRNLKGIWNFTNPGVVSHNEILEMYRNYIDPKYKWTNFTLEEQAKVIVAPRSNNEMDASKLKKEFPELLPIKESLIKYVFEPNKKN, translated from the exons ATGGGTTCATATACCCCAAAAAACATCCTCATTACTGGGGCAGCGGGATTTATTGCATCTCATGTTGCCAACCGCGTTATCAGGAGCTACCCTGACTACAAAATTGTTGTGCTTGACAAGCTTGATTACTGTTCTAATCTCAAGAACCTTCTTCCTTCAAAATCATGTCGCAATTTCAAGTTTGTCAAGGGAGACATTGGAAGTGCCGATCTTGTGAACTACCTTCTCATTACTGAATCCATCGACACAATAATGCACTTCGCTGCTCAAACACACGTTGACAACTCCTTCGGTAACAGCTTTGAGTTCACCAAGAACAACATATACGGTACTCATGTCCTTCTAGAAGCCTGCAAAGTTACTGGTCAGATCAGGAGATTCATTCATGTTAGCACCGACGAGGTGTATGGAGAGACAGAAGAGGATGCCATAGTCGGGAACCACGAAGCATCTCAATTGCTTCCGACGAACCCTTACTCTGCAACGAAAGCCGGGGCAGAGATGCTTGTCATGGCGTACGGAAGGTCGTACGGGTTACCGGTAATCACCACACGTGGAAACAATGTTTACGGTCCAAATCAGTTCCCTGAGAAGTTGATTCCAAAATTCATCCTTCTAGCTATGCAGGGAAAGAATCTTCCCATTCACGGCGACGGTTCGAACGTGAGGAGTTATCTTTATTGTGAAGATGTTGCAGAGGCCTTTGAAGTTGTTCTTCACAAGGGAGAGGTTGGCCATGTTTACAACATTGGGaccaagaaggaaagaagagtTATTGACGTGGCCAAAGATATTTGTAAACTTTTCAATATTGACCCAGACACTAGCATAAAGCTTGTAGAGAACAGACCGTTTAATGACCAGAGGTACTTTCTTGATGACCAGAAGCTTAAGAACATAGGTTGGTCAGAGAGGACCACGTGGGAAGAAGGCTTGAAGAAAACCATGGAATGGTACACCAAGAATCCTGATTGGTGGGGTGACGTCAGCGGGGCATTACTTCCTCATCCAAGAATGCTGATGATGCCTGGGGGGATGGAAAGACATCTTGAGGGCTCAGAAGGTGAGAAGCCTGCATCGGTTGGATCATCGAATACTCGAATGGTGGTTCCGTCACCGAAGAATAGTAGCACTGCTCAACAGAAGCATCCTTTTAAGTTCTTGATTTACGGTAGAACTGGGTGGATTGGGGGATTATTGGGGAAACTGTGTGAAAAGCAAGGGATTCCGTATGAATATGGAAAAGGGCGTTTGGAAGATCGGTCCTCACTGGTGGGTGATATTCAGAGCGTAAAGCCAACGCATGTATTTAATGCTGCAGGAGTGACTGGGAGACCTAATGTTGATTGGTGTGAATCTCATAAAACGGAAACCATTAGAACGAATGTTGCTGGTACTTTAACGTTGGCTGACGTCTGTAGGGAACAAGGCATTTTGATGATAAATTACGCCACGGGATGCATATTTGAGTATGATGCAGCTCATCCACAAGGCTCTGGTATTGGTTTCAAGGAGGAAGACAAACCCAATTTCATTGGTTCTTTCTATTCCAAAACCAAGGCTATG GTTGAGGAGCTGTTGAGAGAATATGAGAATGTATGCACCCTTAGAGTTCGAATGCCAATTTCATCGGATCTAAGCAACCCTCGCAACTTCATTACAAAAATTTCTCGTTACAACAAAGTAGTTAACATCCCTAATAGCATGACTATTTTGGATGAACTTCTTCCCATCTCAATTGAGATGGCAAAGAGGAACTTGAAGGGAATCTGGAACTTCACAAATCCTGGGGTTGTGAGCCACAACGAAATCCTTGAGATGTATAGGAATTACATTGACCCCAAATACAAGTGGACTAACTTCACACTAGAAGAACAAGCTAAGGTTATAGTTGCTCCTCGGAGCAACAATGAGATGGATGCAtccaaattgaagaaagagttcCCAGAATTGCTTCCCATTAAGGAATCATTGATCAAGTATGTCTTTGaaccaaacaagaaaaattaa